The genomic interval gtgtaaaCTCGAATCAATCTGGTCAACGCTCGGGCCAAATATAACTTTAAGTGAATTCAATCAACGGTATATAATCTCAACTATGACGTGAACGATTTCCTGATTAGGAAATTGAACGccatgaatcattttttccagCCACAATCTTAAGTTGTAGTCGtgtatcatatttatttatgtcaTCTCTGTACCTTgtccgataataattattatcgatttaCCGTACAGTAATATcactaataatttttctactctattattattattattaatattattattattacatgcaAATGAGAAACGTAACCTTGATTCGGTTTGgtacatattttcttttcttattgttCCTTTGTATTATCTTTTATGGGAAACCAGCTGTTATTGTTACGAATTGTGATATCTcgggttcctttttttttttttttttttattatttattcgtgtatttattaactgtgtttttttttttttttttttcgtataggAATTTCAAGTCCGTCGCCAGCGGGGTGAGGAAAAATTGTAGGACATTTATTGCTTGTATTCCGGACTCGATACGCTCAGAATACGTACATCCATTTAAGCCACTGTCGCAGTatatttgaatagaaaaatgtcTGTCCGATGCATGCGCGATTTGTGTTCTTTCTCGTTACGCAGGTAATTTGGGGAGACGTCTATCGCGGTTCTCATCACGCAGATATCACCCTAAGTCCCCGTCCACCCGCTCACGTACGCAGCAGCAGATCTTCGCAAATCTGTTATTTCTAAAATTTCCATCACGGATTATCGAGGAATAAATTCCTCGTGTAATTTGTTAGCTAGGATTTCCAAACGCGAAACTTTCTCAGCGAAACCTTCTTCAGGTGCAACGCGGCGTTGAGAATATCGGACTCGCGAGACTCTTCGCCGTCCGAATGGACCTCCCTTCTTCGTCCGGGTAGGAGAAGTCTGTGACGGAAACCCCTGGAAGTCGGGTCCGACAAGGCCTCGGCTACCGGTACCTTTTCCTTGTTGGAACCGGGCAGCGAAACCGACCGACCCACCGAAAATCCTTTGCTCAATCTGTCGAGCGTCGCCGGCAACAAATGACGCCTCGGCAATACCTGTTCCCGTTCCCTAAGGATGAACCTTCCCAGGGTCTTCCACAGCGCTTGGGTGCTGTACACGTTCTCCTCGTCCCTCAGGACTCGCTGCTGACGATTACCGCTGCCAACGGCGCCCACGCCACCCCATTCGAGTTCCTCGACCAGGGCGAATTTCACGGGGTCTTCCATACGTCTGGCTTTAACCAGGGCCTGGGCGAGGACGTCCTGGGCCGAGCTGCTGATCGGCACCCTCAATATAGCGTACGGTATCTCCGGTGACACGTTGTAAATACAGACGAGAAAGGTGTCCGCCTCGTCCCATATGTGCGTCGATTTATCCCTGGGCGAAGCGTCGTTGAGCCTCGAGTGACCTGCGGTACTTCTGATCGAGGCGAGCCACGCTCTGCTGCTGGGATCGTCGCCGACGCGTTTAAGCAAGAACCGACCCTGCCCCTTCCAGAGGCCTTGGGCTTGCAGCGGGTGTTCCGAGGGATCGAGGACCCGCTGGGTAGGCAGTTCTTCGCGTTCCCGTTTCTCCCATCCCCTCGAGACTTCCTCGACCAAAATGTACTCGTCGACGTGCTCCGCGGATATAGCGGCCTTCTGGAGGGCCTGGAGCATCACTTCGTGCGTCGTACTCTCCTGCGTCACCTTCAGTATGGTGTAGGGTTCGTCGGGGACGACGTGGTAGACCATCAGGAAGAACATTCGCCGTTTCAAGGTGACCCCTCCGAGTACCGGATCGACGCTGACGAGCTTCTCCGTCTCCTTTCCCGAAGTCGAGGGTCCCCGTTTCGGCTCCTTGTGCTCCCGGCAGCAGGTGTCGTCGTAGTCGAGACTCTCCTCTTCCAGCCGCGAGTAGATGAATAGCGTCGACAGGGCCAAGGCTTTGTTTTTACAGGAGCGAAGTCTGACGTGTCTGTATCCCGGCCTGAGGCACTTGAGGGGTAAAACCCGTTGGGCGATCAGATGGTGGGAGCTCGCCTCGACGATGCTGAACCTCAGGAATGCCAAGTCCTTGAACATAACTTGGTAGCAAAACTTCTCGTTCCAAATTGGATTGAGCGCGTTGTTCTGCACTACCTTAGTCTTGTGTTTGGCGCAGTCTATCGGGATACCCACGAGTTCCACCTCCACGTAGGTgctcgacaacagattcgtcgGCGAAACGTACTGTCCGGAAACTACCGAGAGCGTCAAATGCGCGGAGTGGAGACCGTCGAATTCCTTGTCCCAGGGGTTGAATCTCCTGTACATCATGTGACTCTTGTCCCACATGACCGAAGGCTTCCTCACGTATCCGCACTGGCCGTTCTGTTCGAACATCGTCGCGTTCAGATGCAGCGCGGCGTCGTCCGTTTGGTAATTCAGGGCCACCATCTGGATACCGAAGGCCCAAAATATCACCGGATTGAAATTCGAAGAGTCTATTCGCATGCCGGCCGGATAAGTTCGGATCAGTTGAGTCTCCGCGTGAGCCACGACTCCGAGCGGCTGTTTGCGACAGATTTTTTTCGCCGCGCTTTCGTTCAACGACGAACACTGGAAGCAAGCGGGAACACCGCGCGTCGACCTGAATAGGTTCTCGATGTTGTTGCCTCCGCTGGCTAGAGACGTCGAGGTCGACAGAGACTGGGGTGATCCGGAAGAAGCGGCTATGCCCCCGGTGCCGATTCCCGCTATGCTGTGACGCTGTATCGGACCGGTTTGACCCGTGTGACGGACCCTCGTCTGAGTGAGACCCGCGCCCGGCGTGGTGTTCAGCCCTCGGAATTTAATCGCCTGCAGATAGACGACCAGATCGGAAAGCTCCTTGGCTATTTGGCTGCTCTGTTTCTGGGACTTGTCGTCGACCGCGGTGTCCGACTTTAGACGGGCGTGGTGAACGTGACTGCTTCCCAGGTACTTGTCGTAACTCGAAACCGAGTTATCTGGAACAATAGAGCAGACCGGGGTGGATGGAGTCTTCGTAgctggggggaggggggcggcgGGTGATATTATTTATCGGGGAACGGTTTTGTCGTTTTTGCGCAAGGATTCGCTTACCGTCGGCGTTGtagtcgtcgtcctcgtcgtcctcgtcgtcttcATCCTCGCTAAAGTATTCAACAATGGAAGTAACGTTGGCGTCAGTTCGCATTTGTTTCATGGAAGATGCTCTGTCGGACATGAGCATTTTTCCGCGATGTCCTAGGGGCGCGTGAGCCAGAGGTCCGCCGGGATCGAcgactaattttttattttttatcaagaTTCTGTATCGGAGTTGAGAGGGCGACGGCAGTTGAGGATCTTCTCCGAAGTCCGAATCGTAGAGAAATTTTGTCACTAGTTTTTCACCGAACACCGACTAAGattcagagaaaattatttgagtaaTATCACTGTAACCGACTACACCCATTCCTGGGTAAATTGCATTAACAATGAAATACGCTGTACACGAGGGTTCAAATTTACGTAGGTAGGACAATCTCATGTATGATATTGTAAACGTGAAGAAAACTTATCAGTATATCGCGGAAGAGGAACAACATGTATAAAGTGGAATTTTGAACGGATAACTTTtcgaggaatatatatatatatatacagcgcaGTTTTGTGCAACCACGTGTAACGATCCTTCTAAATTCTAATATTCAAGAAAAATATCGTGATATAACCCGCTGCAGACGTTCGGAAAAACTTTCAGACTTTCAGAAGTTGAGCTCCGaggaaaatatatgaaaagggTTCAGGTTGAGAATTTACGGTGAGGTTTATGAAATCTTACCTGGAAGATTTGAGCCATTCGAGCCTGTTGACTCTGGGAACAATGATTCTCCAAGGAGAGAATGACGGGATAGGGAGAGCTGACGAAGGCACTTCTGTCGATCGCCTCTACCACCAGCCGAAAGGGGATTTTCGTGGTGAATGTGTGCCCGTGGTAAATTAACGGAGAACCGTCGTCGCCGTCCCAGCAGTCGAGTTCCACGCACCGGCATCCGGTCAGCAGGACCTAAACGACCGCCGATATTAGTGCGCTGCAAAGTAGCCGAGATATTACGGGAGTCCTGAGGATTTCCCAGGttctcggggggggggggggagggacaGGGTGCGGAGTACACCCCTCCCCCCGCAATACCACCCACGCGGTGCGTTACGTAACAACGATCCGACCAAATTGCCCCGAGTTTCCCTCGATTCCAACGTTTCGAAGGAATTACGTCAGCGGTACAGACGAAGCGGtcgaacggatgaaaaaaaaatcgacgtcaATTttgtcgttggaaaaaaaattgaaaaaagaaagaacgcgCCGAGCAATAGGTGAAATCGATTGGTACCAGGACTCGAACCGTGGCGATaggggtttgaaaatttcaatacatGTAA from Athalia rosae chromosome 1, iyAthRosa1.1, whole genome shotgun sequence carries:
- the LOC105687196 gene encoding 1-phosphatidylinositol 4,5-bisphosphate phosphodiesterase epsilon-1-like isoform X2; protein product: MEIIAGLKSNKLKPFWQSVNEPLPILEDLSTALLSSKYEQALARALAMPECPVVPFFGAFLRELREALSAETKYSAADTKEESSHVGGNEGEPLEHVPSSSPGARITVESNAEAPSGWSSSNASPKFRLDNAVDDTQAVLDKVALFHQHHHARGKDATTSSLHRTLSIHTTALEQAYMTEECDENDYHLDLDTYLPVQPLANDHGVALFPVGAPHAGMNHHVLQVLHHGTTLVHWDCDGGTSRTALVYARIDRSCGTFTWEKPAWSPLKTASLGATVTEFSLFANPEETLPAGLTTKYAARLPDCAAVTLEDGYLDLSSVKEIMIGCCDRDRDADLRAICKRYGLPGSDSCIGLMYGTSLSDNRLIFLLCPPALNKIWYMGLCWILRGLKRQQQLTDRRSRWLKEKFLQLYFEEPGIMPITADAIRIFGGRDWATTDSIGTLSPTGSGTMRRRNVKGKKTKSISNIHALTKELSFKQYDSSSSDGGLTTAPLRHIAGSRESLTRIIPVSPRSSRERMPPRSPPGSAERIVTSNLPYSSLQRDKERNGSSGLTGVSEAPCHVKARANSIMYETQLNFVEFVALFRSFSLRARKDLRDLFGQLAITRRSQSDGSLRDFNARPSVLRQTSDSTPQRIGLLTRNNSIDCHEYKTSSNLHKKQIFDAVAAASIVNNCSGVDTSKSQVITLTTFTKFLESRQQEKLTDDEIKALVKRHEPDPALRTQMCLSFEGFARYMMDKDNYAFANEYAAPVETEMQQPLSQYYIASSHNTYLTGHQLKGESSVQLYSQVLLTGCRCVELDCWDGDDGSPLIYHGHTFTTKIPFRLVVEAIDRSAFVSSPYPVILSLENHCSQSQQARMAQIFQSVFGEKLVTKFLYDSDFGEDPQLPSPSQLRYRILIKNKKLVVDPGGPLAHAPLGHRGKMLMSDRASSMKQMRTDANVTSIVEYFSEDEDDEDDEDDDYNADDNSVSSYDKYLGSSHVHHARLKSDTAVDDKSQKQSSQIAKELSDLVVYLQAIKFRGLNTTPGAGLTQTRVRHTGQTGPIQRHSIAGIGTGGIAASSGSPQSLSTSTSLASGGNNIENLFRSTRGVPACFQCSSLNESAAKKICRKQPLGVVAHAETQLIRTYPAGMRIDSSNFNPVIFWAFGIQMVALNYQTDDAALHLNATMFEQNGQCGYVRKPSVMWDKSHMMYRRFNPWDKEFDGLHSAHLTLSVVSGQYVSPTNLLSSTYVEVELVGIPIDCAKHKTKVVQNNALNPIWNEKFCYQVMFKDLAFLRFSIVEASSHHLIAQRVLPLKCLRPGYRHVRLRSCKNKALALSTLFIYSRLEEESLDYDDTCCREHKEPKRGPSTSGKETEKLVSVDPVLGGVTLKRRMFFLMVYHVVPDEPYTILKVTQESTTHEVMLQALQKAAISAEHVDEYILVEEVSRGWEKREREELPTQRVLDPSEHPLQAQGLWKGQGRFLLKRVGDDPSSRAWLASIRSTAGHSRLNDASPRDKSTHIWDEADTFLVCIYNVSPEIPYAILRVPISSSAQDVLAQALVKARRMEDPVKFALVEELEWGGVGAVGSGNRQQRVLRDEENVYSTQALWKTLGRFILREREQVLPRRHLLPATLDRLSKGFSVGRSVSLPGSNKEKVPVAEALSDPTSRGFRHRLLLPGRRREVHSDGEESRESDILNAALHLKKVSLRKFRVWKS
- the LOC105687196 gene encoding 1-phosphatidylinositol 4,5-bisphosphate phosphodiesterase epsilon-1-like isoform X1, which codes for MEIIAGLKSNKLKPFWQSVNEPLPILEDLSTALLSSKYEQALARALAMPECPVVPFFGAFLRELREALSAETKYSAADTKEESSHVGGNEGEPLEHVPSSSPGARITVESNAEAPSGWSSSNASPKFRLDNAVDDTQAVLDKVALFHQHHHARGKDATTSSLHRTLSIHTTALEQAYMTEECDENDYHLDLDTYLPVQPLANDHGVALFPVGAPHAGMNHHVLQVLHHGTTLVHWDCDGGTSRTALVYARIDRSCGTFTWEKPAWSPLKTASLGATVTEFSLFANPEETLPAGLTTKYAARLPDCAAVTLEDGYLDLSSVKEIMIGCCDRDRDADLRAICKRYGLPGSDSCIGLMYGTSLSDNRLIFLLCPPALNKIWYMGLCWILRGLKRQQQLTDRRSRWLKEKFLQLYFEEPGIMPITADAIRIFGGRDWATTDSIGTLSPTGSGTMRRRNVKGKKTKSISNIHALTKELSFKQYDSSSSDGGLTTAPLRHIAGSRESLTRIIPVSPRSSRERMPPRSPPGSAERIVTSNLPYSSLQSLLCVARDKERNGSSGLTGVSEAPCHVKARANSIMYETQLNFVEFVALFRSFSLRARKDLRDLFGQLAITRRSQSDGSLRDFNARPSVLRQTSDSTPQRIGLLTRNNSIDCHEYKTSSNLHKKQIFDAVAAASIVNNCSGVDTSKSQVITLTTFTKFLESRQQEKLTDDEIKALVKRHEPDPALRTQMCLSFEGFARYMMDKDNYAFANEYAAPVETEMQQPLSQYYIASSHNTYLTGHQLKGESSVQLYSQVLLTGCRCVELDCWDGDDGSPLIYHGHTFTTKIPFRLVVEAIDRSAFVSSPYPVILSLENHCSQSQQARMAQIFQSVFGEKLVTKFLYDSDFGEDPQLPSPSQLRYRILIKNKKLVVDPGGPLAHAPLGHRGKMLMSDRASSMKQMRTDANVTSIVEYFSEDEDDEDDEDDDYNADDNSVSSYDKYLGSSHVHHARLKSDTAVDDKSQKQSSQIAKELSDLVVYLQAIKFRGLNTTPGAGLTQTRVRHTGQTGPIQRHSIAGIGTGGIAASSGSPQSLSTSTSLASGGNNIENLFRSTRGVPACFQCSSLNESAAKKICRKQPLGVVAHAETQLIRTYPAGMRIDSSNFNPVIFWAFGIQMVALNYQTDDAALHLNATMFEQNGQCGYVRKPSVMWDKSHMMYRRFNPWDKEFDGLHSAHLTLSVVSGQYVSPTNLLSSTYVEVELVGIPIDCAKHKTKVVQNNALNPIWNEKFCYQVMFKDLAFLRFSIVEASSHHLIAQRVLPLKCLRPGYRHVRLRSCKNKALALSTLFIYSRLEEESLDYDDTCCREHKEPKRGPSTSGKETEKLVSVDPVLGGVTLKRRMFFLMVYHVVPDEPYTILKVTQESTTHEVMLQALQKAAISAEHVDEYILVEEVSRGWEKREREELPTQRVLDPSEHPLQAQGLWKGQGRFLLKRVGDDPSSRAWLASIRSTAGHSRLNDASPRDKSTHIWDEADTFLVCIYNVSPEIPYAILRVPISSSAQDVLAQALVKARRMEDPVKFALVEELEWGGVGAVGSGNRQQRVLRDEENVYSTQALWKTLGRFILREREQVLPRRHLLPATLDRLSKGFSVGRSVSLPGSNKEKVPVAEALSDPTSRGFRHRLLLPGRRREVHSDGEESRESDILNAALHLKKVSLRKFRVWKS